The DNA window tacattaatgcAAAAATCTTTCTTagcaaaaaataaatcttagagAGCAAGCAAGCAGCCATAAAAGCATTCATACTGTTCTAAAGAAATCATCTTGTTCACACTAATTGCAAACAATAAGCATTCACATTATGGTGTAAACACAAGAAATCATCTTGAACACACAAATGCAAAAACCTACAACCCATTATAAGCACATTGTCTATGATCAAATCATACACTTTCAACTCTATACAACTGTTCATTTGCAATCATATATTTACCAAATCTTAAAAAGGAAagaaatgcaaaaaaaaaatctttgggttccaaaaatatatatatgaatatatgatGCTATTAAAGACTATAATATCATCTCAATATATCAACACCAATCACTCAATAGACTTTTGAATTTCATATACCATAGTCTAACATTAAGGAGGCTAATTTTCTTGATCAAGACCAATCACTCATCTTGAAAAAAGTGCTTAGTTTCATTTTCATGCAGTTCTAAACAAATGTTCTTTCCTTATTTTAATATCTAGGATCAAATcatatttaaccaactaatagACAATAACCATAAAATGTCTAAGAATTTCATCAAAATCTGTATAGCCTGTTTATGTACAAATACAGTAAtagctatatatatacatattactCTATAAAGTGATCTGAATGACTAAGAAAGTAGCCAAGTGACCTTGCACTACTACTAAACTTAAATAACTTCGATGATCCACTCTCCTCCCTCACTTCCACCcaagaagatgaaaagaaaGTAGGGTTAGGGTTAGAACCCGCAGGAGAAACACCTACAAGATCTAAAACAGAAGAAGCTACAGGTTTCAACTTCATACATAGGGAAATTGAATGCTAAATTATCAACTTTATGCTCATTAATTTTCCCATTTCTGTCTAATGTATACCTTGATGTACCCTGAAATACCCCTTTTGCTTCCCATGGAACCCTAGGTACACCCCTCAAGTTCCATCTTATCAGTATTGCATGTTAtttgcaaaatataaaaagtttgaaaaatataccaaaaaaaCAAACCACGagataaagttataaaaatacatatcaaacaataaaaaaataaaatctgtaGACACTTATTCTCAAAGATCTGTCTAATTCCTTTAAAAAAAACCACCAACATGACAATTCAATTCAACCTACTGCTTTCTGCTAATGTATCAAGAGTTAAATACATGTATTTCTCAACCTGGAAAAGCCACATCAATGAATAAATTGGATATGCATAAacataaaaactttaaaaactGTGCTTTTGATACAACAACCGCGCTAATAAAGTCCCAACCCAACTCTCTACGTAAATATAAGGAGTGAACGCGACAAATCATAACTCTCGTAAGTATATACCACTTTTTGTTCACAAACTGAATTTTAGCCAATATAAAACAATCCAATAAGTCTAGTGTCGGTTATCGTTTTGCATTGTCCGAGAAGGCTCACCACCATTTCGCCCCTGTTTGGATGGGGCAACCTTGGCTGGGGTTGATCGTTCAGATTGAGAGAATTGAATCATGATCTGCATGAGAATCGTAACACCTCCCAATGCAATTCCCGATATAGCGATACCTTTCCATGACGAAAGTAGATTTGACCAAAGCAAGAATTTAGTCGCGCCAAATAAGAGTAGGCATGCCCATGATATAACCACCtgccattttttttatttagattcaaTTATCGGTATAAGTTATAAAGAGAAAGCGAATGTATCGAATATCTAATTCTCACCACAAGAGACTTTAGTGGTCGCCCGATATTCTGTTGTTGGTCTGGGAAAGTGTCGTCCTCGTTATGTTTATCCAATAATTTATCCTGTAAGATCAacaaaaagaatatatttaCATGCTTTCGTATATACTGTTGTGTTTGAAAGATAagcatttttttcttttactttccataaaactgaaaattaaggcTGAAAGCTGAATATTGAATGTTAAGTgtaaacaataaataaagaatgaataaatcaaatgaaaatatctaaatttcaaGTACTTACAGACTATTTTACCATTGTAATAacgtaatttaattaatttacagaGTTAAAGTTGCCATTTATATATCCTTAGTTTATTACTATTATTGAATTAAGCTAGACTTAATTGGAGCTGTATCTAAACAATTGAGTGATCTTATAGAATCGTTATCAATGAACTTAATTCAAGTAagcatttaatttttaagattaaGAGATAATTTGTTATATCAAACACTGCCTAGTTGTCTGTtactaagggcttgtttgaagtggaatatttggatttaatccaagGGTTTGCTTGATgtagtttatttttttgaaataatatgatatttggAAGAAAATCTTGTTTGCTGAAAAAGTGGATTTTTTGGGTGTTAGAATTGAACAAAAAAGGTTGTATAGTTGTTTAGGTTTGTGAATGTGGTGAACATTGATGAATTACAAGTTTGTCCTGGGAAATGGTTTATTAATGCCCCACAAAAAAAAGGgatccaaacaaggcctaaatgtAGACTCCCCATAAGAAAAGCAACGGGAAGAATCCGAAAAACCAATCCATCTTATGCTGCTATTTTGTCCACTCGTTATATATGCTCAAGGTTTATTGGGTTATTCCAAGTTTAGTCGGAGAGTTTTGAGAACAATGGATTGACTGGACAAAGAGGGACTGCAAAATAATCTCGATTGACCTATGGTGGATCATATGGGGTGAAAGAAATAGAACTTGTAACAAAGATAGAATCAAATGattgttcttcatttcttttaCATCATCATAAAGGGTGGGAGGTTTTTTAACACTGCTGACAAAATGATTAAGGTCAGCTCAGCACActattattttgtcattttcCCAAGGATATTTTGGGCTATCCTTTTTTAGGCAATGAAAGTAGCCTTTGTgtgcttttatttttttttctaaataatatttttacctttcttgataaaaataaaataaatggaagCAGAATTTTCATTGGTAAAGGGGGTACCTTGGCAACAAATATGTCTCTACACCATTGTGCAACTTCATCTTCTGTTTGAggcaaatccttcattgcatgGCGCTTCAAATGAACATGAACCTGCagttttaagtaatttattagGACATACAGCCTCAAATGCAACAAGCTGATGTTGAATCTTTATGCAACTTATAAGTCAAACTCCGAGTCAAATTAACTAAATCAGAACTTTCCTTTTAACAGCTCGGGTATTTAGGTAAACACTATGAAAATAACCTTTTTGAAGTGAAAgtgggttatttgggtaaaatgaagaaattagtaattgatattttgaaaatggtataaataataaaaaataattatgaaattttagtattttagctGATGATTTGATGGGATGCTGGATTATTTGGAAATCTGCATCAAATCAGCCCCAAATGCACACTTATAATGAAAAGACAAGACCATGAGGCAAGAACAACATGGCTTTTAGAATATTCTTACCACAGAAGGTTGCCCTTTGAAGAGCTTTAACATTGTAGGTGGAGGAGAAGTTTTAGGTATGGCCACTGTTACTTCATATACCGCAGGCACAAAAGAGCGCATGTGAGTTACTGCACATACAAATCCCTGAAGACACAAGAAATCATTGAAGTGATAATCCACAAATACCTTGAACAAATCCAGAAGCatcacaataaataattatctcaTGAATTaagaacaagaaaaagaaaaggctACATGCTGATCACCATCATTGATATCATTAACCAAAAGCGAGTTAAACATTAAAAGCTTCAATTAAAAACTTGTTTGccaaaaatcataataatctaTTTCGATACGTGTTCTTCTCATCATAATTATGATCggaaaaaatctacatttgacATGTTTGCCAAAAATCACAATAATCTATAAATAATCAtgatgcaaaaaaaaaaaaaaaaacctatatACAAAATGAAGCCAAAATTCACACCATAAAGTAGATTATTATCTAGAAGATCAGCTTTATACCAAATAAAGTCAAAAATCAAACTATATTTCGGATCATCGTCTAgaaaatcttataccaaaccAAAACTAACACTTTCAATTTAAACTTCGGCGATTTTCCAAGGGGATCATGGTTGTGACAAATAGCTCAATAGTTAGTTTAAGACTTTTATGTTGGGTATCCCAGCAATAGCATGTTTTAGAAATTTCTCTGGTTGAATTTCTAAAGAATTTCACTTTAGCTAttagtttataattattacacGCTAACCATAACTCTTCCTTGAACTAACTAAACCTCTGTTCACATCACATAGTTTCATGAAAATGGTCATTCTTATGTGGTTTCAtaatacatacatatacataaacTAATAACTAATGAGGAACTAAAAAAATAGGAAATCCAGCATCTTACAAgaacatgaaaaaataataataaaagaagcCAAACAAGAATATTGTTATGAATATAAAGAACATCTTTATGGGAGTTGATAGAAAAGCAAATATGTATCGCAAAACTATCATACTCAGATGTTGGCCTACCACAATCGTTTCAGTAGCTAGACATTACACGGTCCCTACATTATCTTAAGGAAAAGATGCCTGAGAAATAAATAATGGAAGGGACAAGTAAAAACTGTAGCCAAGCAGTAAACAAGGATGTAGTTGTTGTTTTGTTCCTACAATCACATAAACCATGGGCCCATTAAGATCTATAAACAAAGGTGACAGATGCATACAGACAAAGCTAAATATAAGGTGTAGAATTTCAGATGATCAAAGCAGAAACTAGGATGAGATCCAGATGAATCACATTTGAAAATAGAACTTAGTTAGACacaaatttagaaatttattgGCAGTTTCTCGTCTGGATCCGAATTCAAATCCAGAACAGAAAATGTTTCCAAATAGGCATAGATCTCACATGTTAAAGTTAAATAATCGGTTCTAACCTTAGTACGAGGGATCAAAACATTTCTTGGAACGGGCAATCCTGTCGAAGCAGCATACTCTTGAGCAGCCAAAAGCTTCGCCTTTGTGAAGCGAGTACCCTCCACAAAAAGGGCCAACCAAAATGGCTGGGGGTAATCCCTCAATCGTCGAAGACCTATCTGTGTAAAGTAGACCAAATAGTGCCAATTAAGGGATGCCAATAACATATCAAAATTGTGAGAGTAATAAAGACATGCAGGTCATACTAAAGAAATCATTTGGTATATATACCTTTAATGTACTTTCATCTTTAGCCCAGCTTCTTTCGAGAAACAGATATTCAGAAAACCACATAGACCAACCTATCACCTGTGCAAAAGAAACCTCATCTTATATGCAGGAATATATCATCAGGTATTCGGAGAAAAAAATggggaaagaaaaaaaatacttgttttgtttgatgaaaaagttggTTATTTGgggttatttatgttaaatgaCTAAGTAtcatgtatttaatattttaaaatgttataaaaaaaaataaagaaaggaTATtcagtattttagttgatgattaaCTCCCGTAAGAATATGGGTGACTTGTCAAGGTGAAATCTTACTGGAAGAAGTTTTGATGATTTCTTCATGACAGCTAGTGCACTCCCAAGGCAACCTGATCTCTGTTATCATAATATTCAACTACCCATTAAAAACAGGAAAAAACAAACATGATAATTCACAAATATCAgcaataattctttttaaagcAGATCATATAAGTATCAGTAACGTTAATCagagaataaaattattaagaatgtAGCTCTTTTTAAACAACAAAGAAACATATATATCACACCTGGGCCAAGACCCATCCAACAAGCCAATCTATATCACTTCTGTGATTAGACATGAGAAGTGCATGCTCTTTCCCTGAAATGTTCCAATGTATGAGAGTAATGTTAGGCACAGTCATCAAGCCAGATtgaatacaaacaaaaaaacataataaagaaGATTAAGATTTTAAATCACAAAAAAAGAAACTAAGGCATACCCATTTTCTTAAAAGTTTCTGAATCTGTGAAGAGTTTAATCTGCAACcaaaagaggtcattatgagcCACTCAGAATTTGGTAAGTGCAATGCTCTCTAGACCAAAATTACTGCTTGACTGGaataaaaaaatgcaaaaaacACAAATAGTATCTTCTAACAAATAGCAAATTATCTATAGCTTCCCTGAATTCCTAAAGCTATTTGCTGACATAAATGATTTTCTAagctatataatttttttcccaaaaaattaTCTATAGCTTAGAAAATCATTTATGTCAGCAAATAGCTTTAGGAATTCAGGGAAGCATATACAACACCTTGTCCGGCTAAAACTGAAAAGATGTTTGTTTGCTTATGCAAAGACAACTGTTACTTATGTAAAGATGGAAAAAGTAGATGTTTTCTTAAGGAAAGCCaaaaaaaaaggtaagaagaAAAGAGAAACTTCTTAGCACATGCACTACATCCCAAAAATAcattagagcttgtttgatgtagtttttttttctttccaaataatataatttttttggaaagacCCTTGTTTACCGAAAAATGCGGATTgtttgggttaaatgactaaaatatcctttgtattcaatattttaaaatgttataaaaaattaaaat is part of the Impatiens glandulifera chromosome 1, dImpGla2.1, whole genome shotgun sequence genome and encodes:
- the LOC124919233 gene encoding 1-acyl-sn-glycerol-3-phosphate acyltransferase 2-like codes for the protein MAIPAAAVIVPLGVLFFLSGLVVNLVQAFFYVIIRPFSKNTYRRINRVVAELLWLELVWIVDWWAGVKIKLFTDSETFKKMGKEHALLMSNHRSDIDWLVGWVLAQRSGCLGSALAVMKKSSKLLPVIGWSMWFSEYLFLERSWAKDESTLKIGLRRLRDYPQPFWLALFVEGTRFTKAKLLAAQEYAASTGLPVPRNVLIPRTKGFVCAVTHMRSFVPAVYEVTVAIPKTSPPPTMLKLFKGQPSVVHVHLKRHAMKDLPQTEDEVAQWCRDIFVAKDKLLDKHNEDDTFPDQQQNIGRPLKSLVVVISWACLLLFGATKFLLWSNLLSSWKGIAISGIALGGVTILMQIMIQFSQSERSTPAKVAPSKQGRNGGEPSRTMQNDNRH